Proteins from a genomic interval of Hyalangium ruber:
- a CDS encoding OmpA family protein: MTEVTPLTGSPARAARRARLPRSPFALVRLLALGTLLTGSAASAQLEGLPQIELERITLNPAGTGSLLLGTGELLQRRGYRFSFTGHYQSDPLVVHENGERVGALVGSRLTGHLTAAYGLFNRVEVAAQLPLLLTQSGDDLTGRGLPKPASGPALGTPHLSVRLGLLSQRDENAVDLALGAQVGLPVGSASALARDSSARILPSVMVGKGFGFLRAAADVGVMLRSSTVLSPDENIQDEVGTMLRLGAAVATTGEGLRGELNLIAAVPFNREGSALEVLAGARLPLNASLEAYALAGIGLGEAPGTPIFRGLLGVAYGGVPPKCVAGGDHAPEECPELDDDNDGVQNRDDTCVAQGGRVDEKGCPVKDSDGDGIVDPDDRCPEVPGLSEFQGCPDTDKDGIQDSEDKCPAVAGVREFQGCPDADKDGIQDSEDKCPAVAGVREFQGCPDTDKDGIQDSEDKCPTEPGIRELQGCPSKDTDGDTLPDHRDNCPTEAGPVDNQGCPVQQKQLVEIQQDRIEIKDKVFFDSGKSTIQRRSFKLLDQVAKVIIEHPELEKVWIEGHTDETGTLDFNRDLSQRRADAVRTYLIRKGVAPARLEARGLGKDRPVASNTTEQGRAANRRVEFLTTPREGEEQR; encoded by the coding sequence ATGACCGAAGTGACACCGCTCACCGGCTCGCCGGCCAGAGCAGCCCGACGCGCGCGTCTGCCGCGCTCCCCGTTCGCCCTGGTGCGCCTGTTGGCGCTCGGCACGTTGTTGACGGGTTCCGCCGCCTCCGCGCAGCTGGAAGGGCTGCCGCAGATCGAGCTGGAGCGCATCACGCTCAACCCCGCGGGCACGGGCTCGCTGCTGCTGGGCACGGGTGAGCTGCTGCAGCGCCGCGGCTATCGCTTCTCCTTCACGGGCCACTACCAGAGTGATCCGCTGGTGGTTCACGAGAACGGCGAGCGGGTGGGAGCGCTGGTGGGCAGTCGGCTGACGGGCCACCTGACGGCGGCGTACGGTCTGTTCAACCGGGTGGAGGTGGCCGCGCAGCTGCCGTTGCTGCTCACCCAGAGCGGCGACGACCTGACGGGACGCGGGCTGCCCAAGCCCGCCTCGGGCCCGGCCCTGGGAACCCCGCACCTCTCGGTGCGCCTGGGGCTGCTGTCCCAGCGTGACGAGAACGCGGTGGACCTGGCCCTCGGCGCGCAGGTGGGCCTGCCCGTGGGCAGCGCCTCGGCGCTGGCGCGGGACAGCTCCGCGCGCATCCTCCCCAGTGTGATGGTGGGCAAGGGCTTTGGCTTCCTGCGCGCCGCGGCGGATGTGGGGGTGATGCTGCGCTCAAGCACCGTGCTCAGCCCCGACGAGAACATCCAGGACGAGGTGGGCACGATGCTGCGGTTGGGCGCGGCGGTGGCCACCACGGGCGAGGGGCTGCGCGGCGAGCTGAACCTCATCGCCGCGGTTCCCTTCAACCGCGAGGGCAGCGCCCTGGAGGTGCTGGCCGGCGCGCGGCTGCCGCTGAACGCCTCGCTGGAAGCCTACGCGCTGGCGGGCATCGGGCTGGGAGAGGCGCCCGGCACACCCATCTTCCGCGGGCTCCTGGGCGTGGCCTATGGAGGTGTGCCGCCCAAGTGCGTGGCGGGCGGCGACCATGCTCCCGAGGAGTGCCCCGAGCTGGATGACGACAACGACGGGGTGCAGAACCGTGACGACACGTGCGTGGCCCAGGGTGGCCGGGTGGATGAGAAGGGCTGCCCGGTGAAGGACTCGGACGGCGATGGAATCGTCGATCCGGACGACCGGTGCCCGGAGGTGCCAGGCCTGAGCGAGTTCCAGGGCTGCCCGGACACGGACAAGGACGGCATCCAGGACTCCGAGGACAAGTGCCCGGCGGTGGCGGGCGTGCGCGAGTTCCAGGGCTGCCCGGACGCGGACAAGGACGGCATCCAGGACTCCGAGGACAAGTGCCCGGCGGTGGCGGGCGTGCGTGAGTTCCAGGGCTGCCCGGACACGGACAAGGACGGCATCCAGGACTCCGAGGACAAGTGCCCGACCGAGCCTGGCATCCGCGAGCTGCAGGGCTGCCCGTCCAAGGACACGGACGGCGACACGCTGCCGGATCACCGCGACAACTGCCCGACCGAGGCGGGCCCTGTCGACAACCAGGGCTGCCCGGTGCAGCAGAAGCAGCTGGTGGAGATCCAGCAGGACCGCATCGAGATCAAGGACAAGGTCTTCTTCGACTCCGGCAAGTCGACGATCCAGCGCCGCAGCTTCAAGCTGCTGGATCAGGTGGCCAAGGTCATCATCGAGCACCCCGAGCTGGAGAAGGTCTGGATCGAGGGCCACACGGACGAGACGGGCACCCTGGACTTCAACCGCGACCTGTCGCAGCGGCGCGCGGACGCGGTGCGCACCTACCTCATCCGCAAGGGCGTGGCGCCCGCGCGGCTGGAGGCGAGGGGCCTCGGCAAGGATCGTCCCGTCGCGTCGAACACCACGGAGCAGGGCCGGGCGGCCAACCGCCGGGTCGAGTTCCTCACCACGCCCCGCGAGGGCGAAGAGCAGCGCTAA
- a CDS encoding hemerythrin domain-containing protein, which produces MRMSSPPPSPAKSQNTPDPLQLLLESHQQMRKFAALAAQLGKARGKQPAELSEAASQIIRYFTLGMPMHAEDEDYSLAPRLFDVTLPPEVIKGLWEMARQHEDLERAVDELLPAWVAVRDTPERHRELAAYLTLGGRQLMSQVEEHLSMEEQRLFPLIRERLDEETLAVIAMEILDRRGQLA; this is translated from the coding sequence ATGCGCATGTCCTCTCCTCCTCCATCGCCCGCCAAGTCCCAGAACACCCCGGACCCGCTTCAGCTGCTGCTGGAGAGTCACCAGCAGATGCGCAAGTTCGCCGCGCTCGCCGCCCAGCTGGGCAAGGCCCGCGGCAAACAGCCCGCGGAGCTGTCCGAGGCCGCCTCGCAGATCATCCGCTACTTCACCCTGGGCATGCCCATGCACGCCGAGGACGAGGACTACTCGCTGGCCCCGCGCCTGTTCGACGTGACGCTCCCGCCCGAGGTCATCAAGGGCCTGTGGGAGATGGCGCGCCAGCACGAGGACCTCGAGCGCGCGGTGGATGAGCTGCTGCCGGCGTGGGTCGCCGTGCGCGACACGCCCGAGCGTCACCGCGAGCTGGCGGCCTACCTGACGCTGGGCGGGCGGCAGCTCATGTCGCAGGTGGAGGAGCACCTCTCCATGGAGGAGCAGCGCCTCTTCCCGCTCATCCGCGAGCGGCTGGATGAGGAGACGCTGGCGGTCATCGCCATGGAGATCCTCGACCGGCGGGGTCAGCTGGCCTGA
- a CDS encoding cytochrome-c peroxidase: MKDRTWLRLTPGRTALLAMGALALNGCSNPPTEAPPAKPAVVAAAPAAPEVPAAPAEPKPVDPAKLLAPFKLAPVKDAPQVQDTEVRIALGRMLFHDPRLSKNHDISCNTCHNLATFGVDNKALSDGHRGQKGTRNSPTVYNAANHVAQFWDGRAPTLEVQAEGPIFNPVEMAMPDDKRLVATLNSIPQYVKHFKQAFPGEKKPVTAGNAARAIAAFERQLTTPSRFDQFLAGEQAALTEAERRGLELFVSSGCTTCHNGPAVGGTSFQKLGLIEEWPHLADKGRFDVTRNEEDQAKFRVPTLRNVDKTGPYLHDGSVQALPEMVRLMAKHQLGKTLKDSEVEDVVAFLRSLTGELPQHYLAPPELPKSTRKTPEPDPS; encoded by the coding sequence ATGAAGGACCGGACTTGGCTCAGGCTCACTCCAGGGCGCACCGCGCTGCTGGCGATGGGTGCGCTTGCCCTGAACGGTTGTTCCAACCCTCCCACCGAGGCTCCCCCCGCGAAGCCCGCCGTGGTGGCCGCCGCGCCCGCTGCGCCCGAAGTCCCCGCCGCACCCGCCGAGCCCAAGCCCGTGGACCCCGCCAAGCTGTTGGCCCCCTTCAAGCTGGCGCCCGTGAAGGACGCGCCCCAGGTCCAGGACACCGAGGTCCGCATCGCCCTCGGGCGGATGCTCTTCCACGACCCGCGGCTCTCCAAGAACCACGACATCTCCTGCAACACCTGCCACAACCTGGCCACCTTCGGCGTGGACAACAAGGCGCTGTCGGACGGGCACCGCGGGCAGAAGGGCACGCGCAACTCGCCCACCGTCTACAACGCCGCGAACCACGTGGCCCAGTTCTGGGACGGGCGCGCGCCCACGCTGGAGGTGCAGGCCGAGGGCCCCATCTTCAACCCCGTGGAGATGGCCATGCCGGACGACAAGCGGCTGGTGGCCACGCTCAACTCCATTCCGCAGTACGTGAAGCACTTCAAGCAGGCCTTCCCCGGGGAGAAGAAGCCGGTGACGGCGGGCAACGCGGCGCGGGCCATCGCCGCCTTCGAGCGCCAGCTCACCACCCCCTCGCGCTTCGACCAGTTCCTGGCCGGTGAGCAGGCCGCGCTCACCGAGGCGGAGCGCCGCGGGCTGGAGCTCTTTGTCTCCTCCGGCTGCACCACGTGCCACAACGGGCCGGCGGTGGGCGGCACCTCCTTTCAGAAGCTGGGCCTCATCGAGGAGTGGCCCCACCTGGCCGACAAGGGCCGCTTCGACGTGACGCGCAACGAGGAGGACCAGGCCAAGTTCCGCGTCCCCACTTTGCGCAACGTGGACAAGACCGGGCCCTACCTCCATGACGGCTCCGTGCAGGCGCTGCCGGAGATGGTGCGCCTGATGGCCAAGCACCAGCTCGGCAAGACGCTGAAGGACTCCGAGGTGGAGGACGTGGTGGCCTTTTTGCGCAGCCTCACCGGCGAGCTGCCCCAGCACTACCTCGCCCCGCCCGAGCTGCCGAAGAGCACCCGGAAGACGCCGGAGCCGGACCCCTCGTGA
- a CDS encoding acyltransferase family protein, translating into MQLSDSFNLRPPRHPALDGARGFAVMAMVLGHTLDALLAPATREHPWVQYYWSLRGITAPLFLLVSGWAVVAALDNRPGAAKSTYGRRVRRALLLLFLGYLLHWPGWEALHAQGWSQALRVQFFSFDALQCIGVSLLLGATVLALTPGTWSRAAALAALAVGIPLGSALLWGMSLGMPTVLHHALGAQGSPFPLFPWAGFFFIGALAAHLLRLLRPGWPQGVMLALLGGGLLGLTHLFTEEWSPTSVWVVVLRSGQGLLVLAAMNLVPQWLARLFSPLGRLSLGVYVLHLPVVYGWAGTPGLIERVGPTLGLDLALLVGVGLLAVTYFISRLGLWLRGLSVPWRVGSTTFSPGLGSGQRV; encoded by the coding sequence TTGCAACTTTCGGACTCCTTCAACCTGCGGCCCCCTCGCCACCCCGCCCTGGATGGTGCGCGGGGCTTCGCCGTGATGGCGATGGTGCTGGGCCATACGTTGGATGCCCTCCTGGCGCCCGCCACCCGCGAACACCCGTGGGTGCAGTACTACTGGAGCCTGCGAGGCATCACCGCGCCCCTGTTCCTGCTGGTGAGCGGCTGGGCGGTGGTGGCCGCGCTCGACAACCGCCCCGGCGCGGCGAAGAGTACCTACGGCCGCCGGGTCCGACGCGCGCTGCTGCTGCTCTTCCTCGGCTATCTGCTGCACTGGCCCGGCTGGGAGGCCCTGCACGCGCAAGGCTGGAGCCAGGCGCTGCGGGTCCAGTTCTTCTCCTTCGACGCGCTGCAGTGCATCGGCGTCAGCCTGCTGCTGGGCGCCACCGTGCTGGCACTCACCCCGGGCACCTGGTCTCGGGCCGCCGCGCTCGCGGCGTTGGCGGTGGGCATTCCCCTGGGCAGCGCGCTGCTATGGGGCATGAGCCTGGGCATGCCCACCGTGCTGCACCATGCCCTCGGTGCGCAGGGCAGCCCGTTCCCCCTCTTCCCGTGGGCGGGCTTCTTCTTCATCGGCGCGCTGGCGGCCCACCTGCTGCGGCTGCTGCGTCCGGGCTGGCCCCAGGGCGTCATGCTGGCGCTGCTGGGCGGAGGACTGCTCGGCCTGACGCACCTCTTCACCGAGGAGTGGAGCCCTACCAGCGTATGGGTCGTGGTGCTCCGCTCGGGCCAGGGCCTGCTGGTGCTGGCGGCGATGAACCTCGTGCCCCAGTGGCTGGCGCGGCTCTTCTCCCCGCTCGGGCGGCTGTCACTCGGCGTCTACGTGCTGCACCTCCCCGTGGTGTACGGCTGGGCGGGCACCCCAGGGCTCATCGAGCGCGTGGGGCCCACGCTGGGGCTCGATCTGGCGCTCCTCGTCGGCGTGGGGTTGCTCGCCGTCACCTACTTCATCTCCCGCCTGGGACTGTGGCTGCGCGGGCTGTCGGTTCCCTGGCGCGTGGGCTCGACGACGTTCAGCCCGGGCCTGGGCAGCGGCCAGCGCGTCTGA
- a CDS encoding tRNA-uridine aminocarboxypropyltransferase: MRPLCLRCRRPESTCYCARLPRLETRMRVVFLQHPRERRVAIGTARMAHLSLPNSELHLGVDFTGHSRIEALAASPQRVAVLFPGEGAMTLEQAKANPPEALIVVDGTWPLAKKVVKTNPMLAGLPRIGFTPSRPSNYRIRAEPAEHCVSTIEAVVEVLGALEGGDPKRFDAMLNPFEFMVDTQLDSQSTREDPPRRRIYKAPWQPPLELRSLAEDLPRLVLLYAEANAHPLEAGLEPELVHLVACRPATGERFEAILAPRQPLARSTPLHTELEESVLRAGEDRDTALARFEAFLGQDAVLAVWTTYALDLLWRDGVTRRPATNIRMATARALKGKAGGVEQAVSLLGTEPPALWAPGRAGRRIQALEAVARELIRRGQATQPPVRN, translated from the coding sequence GTGCGTCCCCTTTGCCTGCGCTGTCGTCGTCCCGAGTCCACGTGCTACTGCGCGCGGCTGCCCCGCCTCGAGACCCGCATGCGCGTCGTCTTCCTCCAGCACCCCCGGGAGCGCCGGGTCGCCATCGGCACCGCGCGCATGGCCCACCTGTCCTTGCCCAACTCCGAGCTGCACCTGGGCGTGGATTTCACCGGCCACTCCCGCATTGAAGCGCTCGCCGCCAGCCCCCAGCGCGTGGCGGTGCTCTTCCCCGGCGAAGGGGCCATGACGCTGGAACAGGCCAAGGCGAATCCTCCCGAGGCGCTCATCGTCGTCGATGGGACGTGGCCCCTGGCCAAGAAGGTCGTCAAGACCAACCCCATGCTCGCGGGGCTGCCGCGCATCGGCTTCACCCCGAGCCGGCCGAGCAACTACCGCATCCGCGCCGAGCCGGCCGAGCACTGCGTCTCCACCATCGAGGCGGTCGTGGAGGTGCTCGGCGCGCTGGAGGGCGGAGACCCCAAGCGCTTCGACGCCATGCTGAACCCCTTCGAGTTCATGGTGGACACGCAGCTCGACAGCCAGTCCACCCGAGAGGATCCGCCGCGCCGTCGCATCTACAAGGCGCCGTGGCAGCCCCCGCTGGAGCTGCGCTCGCTCGCCGAGGACCTCCCCCGGCTCGTCCTCCTATACGCCGAGGCCAATGCCCACCCGCTGGAGGCGGGCCTGGAGCCGGAACTGGTCCACCTGGTGGCCTGCCGCCCGGCCACGGGAGAGCGCTTCGAGGCCATTCTCGCGCCCCGCCAGCCGCTCGCACGAAGCACGCCCCTACACACCGAGCTGGAGGAGAGCGTCCTGCGCGCGGGCGAGGACCGCGACACGGCGCTCGCCCGCTTCGAGGCGTTCCTGGGCCAGGACGCGGTGCTCGCGGTGTGGACCACCTATGCGCTGGACCTGCTGTGGCGCGACGGAGTCACCCGGAGGCCCGCGACGAACATCCGCATGGCGACGGCCCGGGCCCTCAAGGGCAAGGCGGGTGGGGTGGAGCAGGCCGTGTCCCTGCTGGGCACCGAGCCTCCCGCGCTCTGGGCTCCCGGACGTGCCGGCCGACGCATCCAGGCCCTGGAGGCCGTGGCGCGCGAGCTCATCCGGCGCGGGCAGGCCACCCAGCCGCCGGTCCGGAACTGA
- the sugE gene encoding quaternary ammonium compound efflux SMR transporter SugE yields MPWVLLLIAGLLEVCWAIGLKYTEGFTRPLPSILTAIALIASMALLSWAARSLPIGTAYAVWVGIGALGAAILGIVLFREPVSPMRIVFLGMLLVAIVGLKVTGGGEH; encoded by the coding sequence ATGCCGTGGGTTCTTCTCCTTATTGCAGGGCTGCTCGAGGTCTGCTGGGCCATTGGGCTCAAGTACACCGAGGGCTTCACCCGTCCCTTGCCCAGCATCCTGACGGCCATTGCCCTCATCGCCAGCATGGCGTTGTTGTCGTGGGCGGCTCGGAGCCTGCCGATTGGCACGGCCTACGCCGTGTGGGTGGGCATTGGGGCGCTGGGCGCGGCCATTCTGGGCATCGTGCTCTTCCGCGAGCCGGTCAGCCCGATGCGAATCGTGTTCCTGGGGATGCTCCTCGTCGCCATCGTCGGCCTGAAGGTCACCGGAGGCGGGGAGCACTGA
- a CDS encoding 16S rRNA (uracil(1498)-N(3))-methyltransferase, whose product MNLLLLFDEDFLPDGTARLTGRRAQHAREVLRAEPGETLRVGRLGGLVGTGEVLENTADTLRLRVSLTEPPPERAGVDLLLAIPRPKALKKVLPAVASLGVDRVVLVNAARVEKSYFDSKVLAPAFVQELLLQGLEQARDTRLPEVHVRERFRPFIEDELDTLFGRDALRLLPHPPARQPLTTTGVERAPRVVLAIGPDGGWVPFEAELLAAHGFHPFTLGPRILRVETAVPVLLGQVALLRDNTSSLRT is encoded by the coding sequence GTGAACCTGCTCCTGCTCTTCGACGAGGACTTCCTACCCGATGGCACCGCCCGCCTCACCGGGCGCCGCGCCCAACACGCCCGGGAGGTGCTGCGCGCCGAGCCCGGAGAAACGCTGCGCGTGGGGCGCCTCGGAGGCCTCGTCGGCACCGGCGAGGTGCTGGAGAACACCGCGGACACCCTCCGCCTGCGCGTCTCCCTCACCGAGCCCCCGCCCGAGCGCGCCGGGGTGGACCTGCTGCTGGCCATCCCCCGCCCCAAGGCCCTCAAGAAGGTGCTGCCCGCGGTGGCCTCCCTGGGCGTGGACCGGGTAGTGCTCGTCAACGCCGCCCGCGTGGAGAAGAGCTACTTCGACTCCAAGGTCCTCGCCCCCGCCTTCGTCCAGGAACTGCTCCTCCAGGGCCTGGAGCAGGCCCGCGACACCCGCCTGCCCGAGGTCCATGTGCGCGAGCGCTTCCGCCCCTTCATCGAGGACGAGCTGGACACCCTCTTCGGGCGTGACGCACTGCGGCTGCTCCCCCATCCGCCCGCGCGCCAGCCCCTCACCACCACGGGCGTGGAGAGGGCGCCCCGGGTGGTGCTGGCCATCGGGCCCGACGGAGGCTGGGTCCCCTTCGAGGCCGAGCTGCTCGCCGCGCACGGCTTCCACCCCTTCACCCTGGGCCCGCGCATCCTCCGCGTGGAGACGGCGGTACCGGTCCTCCTGGGCCAGGTGGCCCTTCTGCGAGACAACACCTCGTCTCTCCGGACTTGA
- a CDS encoding aminopeptidase P family protein codes for MTTQPQAAAAQPVTSEPQAKPASHDTVPPPALLDFMVKRWKPVTRKLPPKLKYADSFLKRRRALSQLFPGETLVIPTGHEKVRANDTYYRFRPGTDFYYLTGNTEPDCVLVLQPKEGGGHTDILFVEPNPGRSDATFFTDRVKGELWVGPRLGVPESKARFGVDEARGLPELKDFLSGLHGAVSRPTRVLRGFSPKVDEVLPAQAERDKALAVALSEMRLLKDAQELRELQAAIDSTQRGFEDVIASLKTAKTERTVEGIFNLRARVEGNDVGYGTIAASGSHACVLHWTRNDGPVKKGDLLLLDAGVEGNSLYTADITRTLPVSGKFSKEQKEIYELVLEAQLQAIKAVKPGNDFMEPNRVAMRVLAEGLQRLGVLPSAEEALKDEHQFYKRYSLHNVSHMLGLDVHDCAQARQEAYKYGKLKAGMVLTVEPGLYFQTDDLTVPARYRGIGVRIEDDVVVTAKGCKVLSEAIPRTAKDVEAWIKRVWAQKKK; via the coding sequence ATGACGACCCAGCCCCAAGCCGCTGCCGCCCAGCCCGTCACCTCCGAGCCGCAGGCCAAGCCCGCCAGCCACGACACCGTGCCGCCTCCAGCGCTGCTCGACTTCATGGTGAAGCGCTGGAAGCCGGTCACTCGCAAGCTGCCGCCCAAGCTCAAGTACGCGGACTCCTTCCTCAAGCGCCGCCGGGCCCTCTCCCAGCTCTTCCCCGGCGAGACGCTCGTCATCCCCACCGGCCACGAGAAGGTGCGCGCCAACGACACCTACTACCGCTTCCGCCCGGGCACGGACTTCTACTACCTCACCGGCAACACCGAGCCGGACTGCGTGCTGGTGCTCCAGCCCAAGGAGGGCGGGGGCCACACGGACATCCTCTTCGTGGAGCCCAACCCGGGCCGCAGCGACGCCACCTTCTTCACCGACCGTGTGAAGGGCGAGCTGTGGGTCGGCCCGCGCCTGGGCGTACCGGAGAGCAAGGCCCGCTTCGGCGTGGACGAGGCGCGCGGGCTGCCTGAGCTCAAGGACTTCCTCTCCGGCCTGCACGGCGCGGTGTCCCGGCCCACGCGCGTGCTGCGCGGCTTCTCGCCCAAGGTGGACGAGGTGCTGCCGGCCCAGGCCGAGCGGGACAAGGCGCTCGCCGTGGCGCTCTCGGAGATGCGCCTGCTCAAGGACGCCCAGGAGCTGCGCGAGCTGCAGGCCGCCATCGACTCCACGCAGCGCGGCTTCGAGGACGTCATCGCCTCGCTGAAGACGGCCAAGACCGAGCGCACCGTGGAGGGCATCTTCAACCTCCGCGCGCGCGTGGAGGGCAATGACGTCGGCTACGGCACCATCGCCGCCAGCGGCTCCCATGCCTGCGTGCTGCACTGGACGCGCAATGACGGCCCGGTGAAGAAGGGCGACCTGCTGCTGCTGGACGCGGGCGTGGAGGGCAACAGCCTCTACACGGCCGACATCACCCGCACGCTGCCGGTGTCCGGCAAGTTCTCCAAGGAGCAGAAGGAGATCTACGAGCTGGTGCTGGAGGCGCAGCTCCAGGCCATCAAGGCCGTGAAGCCGGGCAACGACTTCATGGAGCCCAACCGCGTGGCCATGCGCGTGCTGGCCGAGGGCCTTCAGCGGCTCGGCGTGCTCCCGAGCGCCGAGGAGGCGCTGAAGGACGAGCACCAGTTCTACAAGCGCTACTCGCTGCACAACGTCAGCCACATGCTGGGCCTGGACGTACACGACTGCGCCCAGGCGCGGCAGGAGGCGTACAAGTACGGCAAGCTCAAGGCGGGCATGGTGCTCACCGTGGAGCCGGGCCTGTACTTCCAGACGGATGACCTCACGGTGCCGGCGCGCTACCGGGGCATCGGCGTGCGCATCGAGGACGACGTGGTGGTGACAGCCAAGGGCTGCAAGGTCCTCTCGGAGGCCATTCCGCGCACGGCCAAGGACGTCGAGGCCTGGATCAAGCGCGTCTGGGCGCAGAAGAAGAAGTAG
- a CDS encoding metallophosphatase domain-containing protein translates to MRLALISDTHMKHAALTVPACEVLIHAGDFSRRGTREELEGFLAWFASQSAPTKLFIAGNHDFVCEREPALARRLAREAGVHYLQEEEVHVGGLRIWGSPVTPWYRGMAFNRDRGETLRAHWERIPAGLDVLVTHGPPLGLGDRTFLKSSVGCAELLARIREVPPRVHVFGHIHEARGEYSLPGVPTRFLNVSTCRLLPVGLRAPVLLELEPASEREASVRPTA, encoded by the coding sequence ATGCGGCTGGCGCTCATCTCCGACACACACATGAAGCACGCGGCGCTCACGGTGCCCGCGTGCGAGGTGCTCATTCACGCGGGAGACTTCTCGCGGCGAGGGACCCGCGAGGAGCTGGAGGGGTTCCTCGCCTGGTTCGCCTCCCAGTCCGCCCCGACGAAGCTCTTCATCGCCGGCAATCACGACTTCGTGTGCGAGCGCGAGCCCGCCCTGGCGCGGCGCCTCGCCCGCGAGGCCGGCGTCCACTACCTCCAAGAGGAGGAGGTCCACGTCGGAGGGCTGCGCATCTGGGGCTCTCCGGTGACGCCCTGGTATCGGGGCATGGCCTTCAACCGCGACCGAGGCGAGACCCTGCGCGCGCACTGGGAGCGAATCCCCGCGGGGCTCGATGTGCTCGTCACGCACGGCCCTCCACTGGGGCTCGGCGATCGCACCTTCTTGAAGTCCTCCGTGGGCTGTGCCGAGCTCCTGGCCCGGATCCGCGAGGTGCCGCCCCGGGTCCACGTCTTCGGCCACATCCATGAGGCCCGGGGCGAGTACTCGCTGCCGGGTGTGCCCACGCGCTTCCTCAACGTGTCGACGTGCCGGCTGCTGCCAGTCGGCCTGCGCGCCCCCGTGCTGCTCGAGCTGGAGCCCGCGTCCGAGCGGGAAGCCTCCGTCCGCCCGACGGCGTGA
- a CDS encoding MOSC domain-containing protein, whose translation MPALSHLFIHPLKSTRGLSLTRATVEPMGLENDRRWMLVRSDGSFITGRENPSLVLVSAVPSERGLRVSAPGHPDLEVPVPPADAPRLEITIWKDQCSAPQAGQEADRWFSRYLGEPTHLVFVDARMERPVDPHYAAPGDRVGFTDGFPLLLVGQASLEELNRRLPRPITMEHFRPNLVVEGSEPFAEDSWKRLRVGEVELEVVKPCARCVFTTVDPRTGQKAADGEPLRTLATFRRSEGKVMFGQNVLVRRPGTLQVGDPVQVLE comes from the coding sequence ATGCCAGCCCTGAGTCACCTCTTCATCCACCCCCTCAAGTCCACGCGCGGACTGTCGCTGACGCGGGCCACCGTCGAGCCTATGGGGCTGGAGAATGACCGTCGGTGGATGCTGGTCCGATCCGATGGTTCGTTCATCACCGGGCGTGAAAATCCCTCGCTGGTGCTCGTAAGCGCCGTGCCCTCCGAACGAGGGCTGCGCGTGTCCGCACCGGGGCATCCGGACCTGGAGGTACCCGTTCCCCCGGCCGATGCGCCGCGCCTGGAGATCACCATCTGGAAGGACCAGTGCTCGGCGCCGCAGGCCGGGCAGGAGGCGGACCGCTGGTTCTCCCGCTACCTCGGTGAGCCGACCCATCTGGTGTTCGTCGATGCCCGGATGGAGCGCCCGGTGGATCCTCACTACGCGGCGCCCGGGGACCGGGTGGGCTTCACGGATGGCTTCCCGCTGCTGTTGGTGGGCCAGGCCTCGCTGGAGGAACTGAATCGGCGCCTGCCTCGCCCCATCACGATGGAGCACTTCCGCCCCAACCTCGTGGTGGAGGGCAGCGAGCCGTTCGCGGAGGACTCCTGGAAGCGGCTGCGCGTGGGAGAGGTCGAGCTGGAGGTGGTCAAGCCGTGCGCGCGGTGCGTCTTCACCACGGTGGATCCGCGCACGGGGCAGAAGGCCGCGGACGGAGAGCCGCTGCGCACGCTCGCTACGTTCCGCCGCAGCGAGGGCAAGGTGATGTTCGGCCAGAACGTCCTGGTGCGCCGTCCGGGGACGCTCCAGGTGGGCGACCCGGTGCAGGTGCTGGAGTAG
- a CDS encoding SRPBCC family protein has protein sequence MLKKILLGLVVAVVALAGYIASRPAHFSLQRTATIPAPPEVAFALVNDFHYWNQWSPWDKLDPNQKTAFDGAPAGTGAKYSWVGNDDVGEGRMTIEESKPNELVRIKLEFIKPFEATNTTTFHFKPEGEGVSVTWQMEGENNFMSKAFSVFVNMDEMVGKDFEKGLASMKTAAEAEVKKRAEEAAKVAAEKAAAEKAAAEAAAAAAAAAAPAEGSTAAAPAP, from the coding sequence ATGCTCAAGAAGATCCTCCTGGGCCTCGTCGTCGCCGTGGTGGCGCTGGCGGGCTACATCGCCTCCCGCCCCGCGCACTTCAGCCTGCAGCGCACCGCGACGATTCCGGCTCCGCCGGAGGTCGCCTTCGCGCTGGTGAACGACTTCCACTACTGGAACCAGTGGTCTCCCTGGGACAAGTTGGACCCGAACCAGAAGACCGCCTTCGACGGGGCGCCCGCGGGCACCGGCGCGAAATACTCCTGGGTCGGCAACGACGACGTGGGCGAGGGCCGGATGACGATCGAGGAGAGCAAGCCCAACGAGCTCGTCCGCATCAAGCTGGAGTTCATCAAGCCCTTCGAGGCCACCAACACCACGACCTTCCACTTCAAGCCGGAGGGTGAGGGCGTCTCGGTGACCTGGCAGATGGAGGGCGAGAACAACTTCATGAGCAAGGCCTTCTCGGTGTTCGTGAACATGGACGAGATGGTCGGCAAGGACTTCGAGAAGGGCCTGGCCAGCATGAAGACGGCGGCCGAGGCCGAGGTGAAGAAGCGCGCCGAGGAGGCCGCGAAGGTGGCGGCGGAGAAGGCGGCGGCGGAGAAGGCAGCCGCCGAGGCTGCTGCCGCCGCGGCCGCGGCCGCTGCGCCCGCCGAGGGTTCGACGGCGGCGGCTCCCGCGCCGTAA